The following proteins are co-located in the Actinomycetota bacterium genome:
- the deoC gene encoding deoxyribose-phosphate aldolase, producing MQPTALTVADVTYEQLAGTIDHSLLKPELTLDDVIAGCALADRYSVVSVCVRPADVALCAERLADSPVAVGTVVGFPHGANTTATKVFEAERAMADGAVELDMVLNIGRLRSGEFEQVGEDIKAVVDAAGGDALVKVILENAYLDDVQKVRACELAEAAGADYVKTSTGFAPTGATLEDLRLMRASVSPAVKVKAAHGVRTLDGLLAVIEAGAERAGATQTAAILDDYRQRTSS from the coding sequence ATGCAGCCAACAGCACTCACCGTCGCAGACGTCACATACGAGCAACTCGCCGGGACCATCGATCACTCACTGCTCAAGCCGGAGCTCACTCTCGACGACGTGATCGCCGGATGTGCGCTCGCCGATCGCTATTCGGTCGTGTCGGTGTGCGTCCGGCCGGCCGATGTTGCGCTCTGCGCCGAACGTCTCGCAGACTCGCCGGTCGCCGTGGGGACCGTCGTCGGATTCCCCCATGGTGCCAACACGACCGCAACGAAGGTGTTCGAGGCGGAGCGGGCGATGGCCGACGGCGCCGTCGAGCTCGACATGGTGCTGAACATCGGCCGGCTACGTTCGGGTGAGTTCGAGCAGGTCGGCGAGGACATCAAGGCGGTCGTCGACGCGGCGGGCGGCGATGCACTCGTCAAGGTCATTCTCGAGAACGCCTACCTCGACGACGTGCAGAAGGTTCGTGCCTGCGAACTCGCGGAGGCGGCCGGTGCCGACTACGTGAAGACATCGACCGGCTTCGCACCCACGGGAGCGACACTCGAAGATCTCCGGCTCATGCGGGCATCGGTCTCACCTGCGGTCAAGGTGAAGGCGGCACACGGCGTCCGCACCCTCGATGGGCTTCTCGCCGTGATCGAGGCGGGGGCCGAACGAGCCGGCGCCACGCAGACGGCGGCGATTCTCGACGACTACCGTCAACGCACATCGAGCTGA
- the eda gene encoding bifunctional 4-hydroxy-2-oxoglutarate aldolase/2-dehydro-3-deoxy-phosphogluconate aldolase, with amino-acid sequence MNRVSLPSAVVEARLIAVLRGLDPGRVGEVTRVLRSAGIGVFEITMDSPGAMTSIRESVAEGVVTGAGTVMSVADAGAAVDAGARFLVSPHTDLGVIRWALGNGIPMVPGAFTATEVSTAWNAGAGAIKIFPASVGGPGLLKALRGPFGDLPLIPTGGITADNAASFLAAGALAVGVGGWLTNHDDLGVVAERAAAIVDACRSWPRGIV; translated from the coding sequence GTGAACCGCGTGTCGCTGCCGTCCGCGGTGGTCGAGGCGCGCCTGATCGCCGTCCTCCGCGGACTCGACCCCGGCCGGGTCGGCGAGGTCACCCGCGTGCTCCGCAGCGCCGGGATCGGCGTTTTCGAGATCACGATGGACAGTCCTGGTGCCATGACATCGATCCGAGAGAGTGTTGCCGAAGGCGTCGTCACCGGGGCGGGAACCGTCATGTCCGTCGCCGATGCCGGAGCGGCCGTCGATGCCGGAGCGAGATTCCTCGTCTCGCCGCATACGGACCTCGGCGTTATCCGTTGGGCTCTCGGCAACGGGATCCCCATGGTCCCGGGCGCATTCACGGCGACCGAGGTGTCCACGGCGTGGAACGCCGGTGCGGGCGCCATCAAGATCTTCCCGGCATCGGTCGGTGGCCCCGGACTCCTCAAAGCCCTGCGGGGACCGTTCGGCGACCTGCCCCTCATTCCGACCGGTGGGATCACCGCCGACAACGCCGCGTCATTCCTTGCCGCCGGAGCTCTCGCGGTCGGAGTCGGCGGCTGGCTCACCAATCACGACGATCTCGGTGTCGTCGCCGAGCGGGCGGCGGCGATCGTCGATGCCTGCCGGTCCTGGCCAAGAGGAATTGTCTAG